The genomic stretch GTCATCCTCAAAACGGACCTTTTCAAGATTGAGGTAGCTTGTAATGACCGCCAGCTCCTCAACGAGGGGGACGAGTCCCGACTCCCGCGAGGTAAGGGTGGAGCGGAGGTAGCTGGAAAGCTGGTAGATCAGCCCGGTGATCCGTCCGGGGTCGCTCTCTGAAAGGGCGATAAGGGAGTTCAAGACGTTGAAGAGAAAATGGGGATTGATCTGGTACCGGAGGGCTTCGAGCTGCGACTGTACGAAGAGCCGCTGCGCCTCCTCTGCCCGGCGGCGCTCCTCCTCGACCTGCTTTTGTTCCGTGATGTCGTCCCCGATGCCCTGGTTCCTCGTGATCCTTCCCTCGCTGTCCCGGTCCGCCCTGACATAGAGGGACCCGATGCGCTCGGTCCCGTCCCGCCGATGAAAGGTGATCTCGAAGTTTTTTACCGTACCGTGCGTCCTCAGTTCTTCGAGGAGAACGGTCCTTCTTTCCGGTGAATAATACTGTGTAACGTTCGTACCGATGATCTCAGAGGGGGAGTCATACCCGAGGAGCTGCGCAAAGGCAGGGTTGGCGTTCAGAAGAAGACCGTCGGGATTGGTGACGAATATCCCCTCCACGGCGTTCTCGAAGATCCCACGGTACAACCGCTCCGCTTCCTCCAGCGCGTCGCGGCTGTCTTCGAGGCTTTCTGCCATGGCGTTGAGGCCGCGGGCGAGTTTGGAGATCTCGTGATTACCCTTCGTATTCAGTCTTCTGTAAAAAAAACCGGCTTCAATCTCCCGGACAAAGATCATACACTGCTCGAGCTTCCTGAGAAGGGGGTCGAAGATCATGAACACAGAGAAGGATATGCCGAGGAGCATTATGACCAGCGTTATGATCGCAACCTTTCTCATGGCCTGTATAGGGGCAAGGATATCCTGCAATGCCCGTTCAACAACAAAGAGAAACTCCGGATCGGAAGTTCTCAGGAAGGCAACCAGTTGAGCGCCGTTCTTCGAGGAATACTGGACAAATCCCCTTTTTTGGGTCAGAAGTTCCGTGGAAACCTGGATCTCAGGCGCTATGTAGGGTTTTGCCGTCATGACATTGGTGATCTTCCATCCCTCCGGTAGTGTCGTGTCGAGCTGCGGATCGAAGAAGTATGCCTTCCCTCCGTGAACGTACTGTTGAGGATGGAGAAAGTAGTTGTTAAAGTAATCAAGGTCCAGGGCAGGCCGCAGAACGGCAACGATCCTGCCGTGAACCCGGACGGGCACGCTGATAAAAATAGCCGGCCTGCCCGTTCCATGGCTTATCAGTATCTGGGAGACGGAAACCTTTCCGGCAACGGCAGCGTGAAAATCAGCCCTTTTATGAACGATCTGTTGCAAAACAGCGTGATTGATACGGTTTGGATAGGAGGATGCGATACACTTAGCATTCAGGTCCACAAGGTTGACGGATTGATATACCTTATTTTTTTTCACGACCTCCTGAAAATACCGGTTGGCTTCATCGACAAGGGCGCGGTTCTCCGGATAGACTGCAACCTGATGGACCAGGGATAGCTCCCCCAGGAGTTCCATGTCCGTCTTAAACGTATCAAGCGCGATCTGACTCTGTTTGGCTATCAGGGCAACCTTTTCCTCCATCTCCTTCCTCGCCACTGATTCAAGCTGTCGCCTTGCGCATATATAGGTTATTGCGGAAGACAGCAGAACGCTCGTAAGGATTATCAATCCCACCACAATAAGGAGCTTGCTGCGGAAGCTCATATTCATGAAAAATCGCTTTAACAGAAAGAAACGGGGTCTTATTTCCACAATATAATTCCCTTTCAATTTTGTCTTGCCGACAATTTTGCCTTTTCAATTGTAAAGGTTGGAAGTAAAATGTGACGAATTAACCAAACAAGGTGACGAACATGGCATACAGCCTGAAACTGATGACTGATAAAGACGGTCGATAGTCGACAGTGAATAGTGAATGGCAGAAAGACAAAGAAATAATAGAAACCGTTCATGCAACACCATGAGATAGGGTAGGTAGTTCATCTTGACAATTATTTATCAAAATGGGAAGATTAAACGGGCGGGTAAAACAAGTTTTTACAATAAATTGGTTTCTGCATGTGATACACAGTAGCATAGGGGGGTCCACGGTAATTACACGCTGATCTGAATTCTCTACATCACGGGCCTCACGGGTATGGTTTTTCATTTATGACCTTT from Syntrophorhabdaceae bacterium encodes the following:
- a CDS encoding histidine kinase; translated protein: MNMSFRSKLLIVVGLIILTSVLLSSAITYICARRQLESVARKEMEEKVALIAKQSQIALDTFKTDMELLGELSLVHQVAVYPENRALVDEANRYFQEVVKKNKVYQSVNLVDLNAKCIASSYPNRINHAVLQQIVHKRADFHAAVAGKVSVSQILISHGTGRPAIFISVPVRVHGRIVAVLRPALDLDYFNNYFLHPQQYVHGGKAYFFDPQLDTTLPEGWKITNVMTAKPYIAPEIQVSTELLTQKRGFVQYSSKNGAQLVAFLRTSDPEFLFVVERALQDILAPIQAMRKVAIITLVIMLLGISFSVFMIFDPLLRKLEQCMIFVREIEAGFFYRRLNTKGNHEISKLARGLNAMAESLEDSRDALEEAERLYRGIFENAVEGIFVTNPDGLLLNANPAFAQLLGYDSPSEIIGTNVTQYYSPERRTVLLEELRTHGTVKNFEITFHRRDGTERIGSLYVRADRDSEGRITRNQGIGDDITEQKQVEEERRRAEEAQRLFVQSQLEALRYQINPHFLFNVLNSLIALSESDPGRITGLIYQLSSYLRSTLTSRESGLVPLVEELAVITSYLNLEKVRFEDDLAVSVSAPDTLHDAMIPELLIQPLVENAVKHGMKTSPMPLEVDVSCRESGESVEIAVSNTGRWIRRNNENGNGDSGIGLENIRKRLDLTYGDRYRLHIGEKDERVRVTIEIPRTGGTGEKQS